The following nucleotide sequence is from Bombus huntii isolate Logan2020A chromosome 17, iyBomHunt1.1, whole genome shotgun sequence.
TTCTGAATCTCTTCTTGCATTAGATAACCAACCTAAATATGCAGAGAGGTCTTCTGTACTGCCTATATAATTATCATTGGTGTTAATTAAACTTTGTATGcctaaaatttaaataaaataaatttttaaattttgttaaaacaaTGTTACTATAGCAAAGAAACTCTTACTATCATCAGTGCCATTCCATTGAAGACTTGTATTGTCTGTAGAAAGACTACTACTTCTTGATTCACTATTTATTGACCTATTATCGCTGGAGTCAGAGTTATCTTGCTCAAATTTTTTCAATTCAGGAGTAAGTGTTTTAGGGAAAGCTGTTGCGTACGTATGACTTCTGCGAGAATTGTATACTTGATACAGAATTTGATTAATGTCTCTCATAATTGCTTGAGGTTGTTTTCTAGAACCACTTGAATCTCCCCAACATTCAAGCATCAACCTATATACGTCCATAGGACAACCATTTGGAATAGGTAAACGTTTTCCAGATTCATAATATTTCTTCATAATAGCAGTATTTCGGAATTCTTGTAATGTGGCTCCCCTAGGATTAAATAGCATACacacatattaaattttatttttataaattttacttttatttgttaaatcaATGCTAAATCATAATTGgacttataaaatatttgtgataaattactatattattaaacacacgtgttttataatttatgctattaaaacaagtttattttatttactacaTAGCTTTATACTATGAAAACAATTCTATGACTAAACTAAATcaaaattataatgaaataacaaaagatttgtagattttgtttattaaaaagCTTTACCTAGCAAATATTTGCCAAATTGTTGTTCCAACAGCCCAAACATCTGCCTGAAAACTATGTCTAGCCAATTCTGGATCATTATAAGTTTCTGGAGGTAACCAGTGAATATCTGTTtctttatatacaaatatccCCGGATCGGCAAGTTTTACGACAAAACTATTATTAGTATGGGCATGTACTAGCAGTTTATTGCATCTAATGTTACCATGAACTACACCATTCTCTTCAAGATGCCAAAGAGCAGTGGCTAAACAAGCTGTTGCTTCTACCATATCTACAGTTTTGATAGTTTGAGAAGAAGAACTACGTAAATATTCATCAAGAGAGCCATGTCGTACCAATTCCAGAAGCATCCCAATGGATGGTGTTACTGTTAaaccatataatctaatacaACATATAAAGTCATTGTAGTATAAATATgatatacataaatttaaaaacgTTACTAATATTTGTTATACTATAActtaagatattttaattattacattatttcatataatattaaaatatataaaataaaaaataattatataatattaattacgatttatacttattttatGTGCCAATCTATTCAAAACGTTATTCACCTTACAACAGCGTTTGAACGCAATAGGGACCATTTTCCAGCAAGTTCCAAAAATTCTTTTGTAAAAtgtatttcttcttcttgttttaaaattttcagagcaacttctaatttttttcctttagTTAATCTCCAAATTGCTCTATAAAGAGCTGTTGGTGAATATTGTTGAATCCTAGTAGTTCTTAAAAAAGGTTTGTAAATTTCTAACTGATTTTGAGGTACACAACGAGGTCCAGTTTCTAAAACTGAAGCAACTATTTGTTCATCAGCTGCAACTTCACTAACTGCACTTTCAGGAGCACAAAGTAATAATGATGATTTATCTAAAAAAGCAAGTTAATTCTTTCTCTTACTAACATTATTACAACAGAtcaaaataaaactaaaaaaacgTTCTTAATTTACCATATTCTGATGGCGGTAAACATTCTGAAAGATATGGCTGTCCTTCGGAATCTTGGAAAGATGAGACACATTGTGCCAATGTATTGTATCGACTAGAAACACCAGTAATAGTGAAATCATCTGATTCAATCCTTTCTTCTATTctctttgaaaataattttccttcCTTATTGCATGCATCTAAATAATATACATTGTACTCTGTTTCACTCTCTCTAAGTATATAAGAACCTGGTTTATTAGCACGCTTTTGTTGGAGTTTCATATATGAAAATTCTTgcctaaaataaaattttaatgttatgttcttatacttttataaaattttatactgTAACACtatattaaattaagtaaatgAAATCTTACCCAACTGGACCATGacattttaatttatgtaaCCTTTCTAAAGAAGGGGTGACAATTTCTCCACATAAATTAAATGTCCATTTAACTGCTAGGCGATAGTAACCATCCAGAGCAGAAACAAAGGACACTAAAATCGCATTGTTCAAAAATATTAAGTATGAAGGTATACCATTCTTTCTTGATATTTCCACTGTGTTATCTTGTctagaaaataatagaaatattaaaatttgaagtactgaaatattacaaacaaaaaggtgttaattataatattatattaagatGTTCAGTGCTCAAAGGAAAAGAATTttagttaaattttattacgttaagTTTCAATATTTAAGAGAAAAATAGTAGTAGTACtaaatttgatttttcttaagaaagaatatttttattacaatacgTAATAGTTTcaaatcaaatttaatttctataataatgGTTCGACACAGAAATTGCGACTATGAATAAATgacaattataattttatatcaacAAGATCTATAAGAACAAGAACTATTTTCACTAAGAAATATTGTCTTTTactaagaaaaaaaaggaaactaTTCCTACAgataaagataatatttttaattttctttaaaaataaaatatacaaaaatatatataaacgataataatataatgtattcaattgtgatatattaaatacaatttacaaacaaatatttcttatgaAATGATAGTATCCTCTATCTTATTCTTTCTGTAGACAATTGAATAGTAAACTACTGAATAACAAAAAAGATTtgagtataaaaatattaaagattgATTTCATTATAATGCATAATACTGTTTCTACTAcaaaaagacatttttctgataaaaaatgtaaaaattacgtttaaatcttgtttctaatatttatctattatatttaacaataaatttaaaacCTTATAGAAACAAAACATAAATCTTCGATTGCACATAATGTAATCCATGGATTAGTAATTGTTTCGCAATATTTTACTTCATTAAAATTGACTCTTAAAGTAATTTTTGCTGGAGGATCTTGAAGACCTCTATCCATTAAAGCTTCATATTCTTCATATGGGTAATTTGGTGCCATACAttcaaattgtttcaaatacTGTTCTTTAACATAATTTGCATCATATCCAGATATTTTACGAAGTGCATTCTGAATTggttttttaataaaaaatgcatGACGCTTTATACATTCTTtaggaatatattttctgTATTCCGCTTGCACTGTTTctcttgatatttttttttctaacatcactCTATAAAAAGAcaacaaaaattgaattaatgTTTTACAAAACTCGaactttatttaattaataaaaccCATACCAGAATCAAAAAgcaaattaattgaaataataattcttacaaattccatatttataaaaatatttcataaataacaatataaaatatttctatattacactaaaaatgaaaatataaataaataaatcattagGTGATTgaattaaatacattatacaaACCTATACATATCACTAACACCAAGACCAATTAATTCTTGTTTATGTCTTTCATAAACAATGTCTGGTACGTTACTATCCATAACATCTGAACGTGCctgttgaaaataataatcgtaGGCTTTTATGTCAACCTGCTTTAGTCTGTGTAAGCTTGAAGGTTTAAATCTTAACCGAAAGTCatatttgtttttatctttcatttccAGGGGGTATGCTGATGGATACCAAAGTTTCGTATAATGATCTCTAAGAGTAAAAAGATGCCTGGCTACTGGACCTATATCAAGAGATTTACAGGCCTaaaaaatgattctttatgtaaataaaaatgcaaatttaaatatttgctaaaataaataggataaatttaatttaaaaagttgtTATTATATTCTTGTAcacattacattacatttttaattaagtctaagtttcatcaaaatttatattagatCTTTAAACAGTtaaagtgaaaaataaattttaattcaattttaatttcactcAACACACACATTCAAGTTTAGTTGATATTTGCAAAATACCAATAAAACTATTCAATATCTTgtaaaattctaaataaaatattcatttaacctcaaaataataagaaatagagTTATGAGGAAATAtagttttttaaaattattttaccttAATACAAAGGTCTTCAATTGTTTGTCCATAAGTAATTGTAAGAGATAATTCCTTGTCTTCATTCGCAACATAAACGATCGCTGAACAATCGTTTTCCATTGTTAATACAGTTATACGTTATTTTCACATTTTGTTACTTCAGTTGCTCATAGtatattgtttatttacaatgcGAGTTTGGAGTTTGCATTAACACGCATGCACGGGTGTATATGACCACGACCGTGTGCGCATGGCAATGAAAACGAATGAATGAATATGAATGatcatacatatatgtatataacaacaatatacatacatatgtacttatatacagaccatgaatatataaaattaattgaatatttcaatttatttacgtaataaataattttgttgacaataaaattttacaaacataaattatttatatatatgatagAGAGTCAGATTAACAATAAAgtgataattatatttaaattatacaaaataattttactcATATAAATCGAATTTGGTATATAGATTGCGATTTtcacttatttatttaaatattggtACAATGATATAAACTTTCAACCGATGCAATTTTGTTTAAACATTTAATATCTACAAACATAtagttaaataatataaaatataaatttactcAATTAccttaaattatttaatttatatgttaaatgacttataattgaaattaaataaattgtacTTACTTTCAAAATGTGATTAAATTCTAACTAActtttattattcaattttgaACCTTATAAGGTCCTTCATTTAGGGTAGAACAGGGTTTTACTGTAttgatttagaaaataacataAGATATAGAAGTATTGTTTAGCTAAATAAAATCCAAGAacttgttatttaataaatttatgaaatattacacTTTTATTCTGTTTACAGTTTAGAAGCTTTAATTAATGAATACTGGTATacacaatttttaaaatttaaaatgatcaatattgtaatattttcattacttAATTTTAGtcaagaatataataaaacaaaagtagtaataaaattaagtgcAGAGATAACTGCAGAGGTAATATAAACATTATTACAAtttacgttttattcttcataAATATGCAtgctaattaattattcatatttttaaacggCTAAAACTTgtactataatttttataaaatttaatgttccCATTATGCAGATATTGTTTCCTTTTCATGATATGAAAGTACTGTatgatattgtaaaattgtacaatagaaaagtaaataaatatattgaaaacATATTATACTTTTTCTAGAAAAATCATTTCTATTAAGACAATAgtctatttaattttttaaaaaagatttttgTTATACAAGATTAAATAGTAAGACTTAGTCTAAGAAGATGAAACAATGGTCCCTAgaacatttttcttatttacagGCGTAATTACTTTTGTCAGATGCAACCAATAACTCTTCTCTGTCTATTATCTCCTGGCTCTGGAAAACATATGGTAgtatttaatacatttaaataattaaatattttatatattaaatgcAGTATGTGAATAGATAAAGTGAAGTGAAATAAGTAGATAAGTGATTACAATAATGTACTAACTTACCTCCTTAagcatttaattaataaatgactaatttattaataaataaagaaataacaattgtaataaatatatatgaaatatatgtaaatgctCGTGAATGAAcaaattatcatatattataataaaacatgtaataaaatatgaaataaaatatgtaatagcTAACAATCTTGTTACAacataaaatatgataaaaatatagaaaagtttattagaaaattaaacttttttttaaataataagaatattaatataaaaatcataatttatttattatatattttttcccaaatatgatataatatatgcatataactattttgtatatattagTTAGTAAACTGAGATTTTTGGGCGATTATATCCAAAaacatataattaaataattataataaaatgattatatctttgtattatttattaacaacaGAACCAATTCTTTCGTATTTGTCGactttcaaaattaattacgaaaaattaaaatttgtttgaatAATAGctcttaataaaataaatgttcatCAACTAGATCAGTGAAGAATGTTATTgatatacaatttttcaatttaaacattttaagtACTATCCTAAAATATTTgcagtttaaatattttaattgctatcttaaaatttcactatttttataatttaaatgattctaaatataaaaatgcaatGATGAATTTAAGATTGCTATTTTGATATAGTGAGCAATATTAAACAATAGATAACAAGTATaatgtaaaagaatatttatatgatACATGAAACCATATATTTAATGAACTATCTGTTAAATATGAGATATAAGTTAGTAAAAGATTCGTATTAGTATTAGTCGAGTTAAACTTACGAGACTGTGATCTGTGACTATTGTTAGAATGTAGGTGAATTCAAGTTAGGGCTGCCTGGTGTCGAAGTAGGAGTTGATGGAGTACCTGGTGGTGAAGCATCCAAAGGACAAACCAAATTACCATAATCTGCTTCATTCTTGCTCTTTTTGCGTTTTAAAGTAAACTGAGATTTCTTGGGTACCTAAATCAATTTCattctaatttaattacaacatttaaatttAGTACAAGTTTGATTAcatatcatttatttaaagaacatagactaattttatttattaactgTTACTTTAGTccatttagatttattcttacTTCGACTATTCGCTAATATATTTCCAATTCTAGATtcagtttttatttattttcagatttgtactgaattgttgttattataatacatatataatcttgtcctttttaaatatttcctattagtttaaagattaataaaaattaaagatagaGAATTTTATGATTTTGGATAAAACAATGGAATGATAATGATTTCATTTTAGgtaaaaaagtataaaagaTTTTAAAGACATTCccatttttgaaaataaacctaataaaaatttttggaaataatttatctatGCTGCAAAACAATTAAAGTCACCTTTAAACGAGCAGTAAGCGTAAGTGGAACGAATCCAAGGCTACTCTcaatttctcttttcctttgtACAACTTCTCTTCCAAGAATTTGATTGAAATGTGTAGTTAAATGTCTACGAAGAAGAGTTTTTCCTGGAGAAATACTAAGTAATGTGGCCAGTAATTCTGAAGTAAATCTGCCTTCATACATCATTAAACCTCCATGTACTCCAGATCCTCTCATATTTGGTGCATATTCTGCTAAATCAACTACCCTAAGCCATTCCATTACTCGATGATTTGTCCACAGATGAACATTACCACCCTCTGCTCCATTACCATTTGTAGATCTTCTTTCAAGGTTatcaaattcaaaatttaGTTCTCgtaaaatctataaaattagatatatttttatttcagtatatctataaaattagatatattttctttttgttcttaAATTTGATATCTATCTGTTATGTCCCGCGACCTAACCAGATGTTCTCATCTATCCTTCGGTCGGGATGTCCAGCAAATGTTTAAACATATTTGCTCGGACCCGCAATAATCCTAAGGAACCGTTATAagatttaacattttttctttactctCGAGGCCCTTAATTGTCATAATATATCCTTCAAGTCGAAACGTTCCTTAGGGTTATTGCTCATTACGGTAAAATATGGGAATAGCGGATTTTCCCACGTACGATGTTCGAAGACCACTTCCACCCGCGAGCGACcgttggggggggggggggcgccAGCACTCATCACTAGTTCTCCTTATAGACCTCACCATCACCGAACATCATTTGCTACTAACTCTTCGATCAGAAGATACCTTGACTTGCTTACAACTATTTACTCTAAACACTTCTACATTTCTCGCACGCGCCACTCGCAGACACTCAAGTCCCAAAAGTTGTTGGGAATAGAAGTTATATTTAAACGTCATATTTAAAAGTTATAAGTTTCTTTAtgttactatatcttaatttaGATTACTGTAGTTAGTGTAATATTTGCAACGAATTAAGTAAAATTATGATATTTTAAGAGTACCTGAATTCCCCGTCTAAGACTTGCAGCATGTAACTGTGCAGTAACTCCAAGATTTAAAAGGTCTTCAGTGGTGAGTCTGTGTAACATTCTGCCATCAACTTTACCATTTTGAAAAGCTTCTTTATGTTGTGGTAATCCAATATCATCCAACCATCGCAAAACTGCTGCATTATCCAtctataatttcattaatatttacgTGTTTGTACAATTCAATCactaaattgtaaaaattaccTTATCTGATCCAAAAAATTCAGCTCCACCACTTTTTTCTGATTCTACCGCATacaataatttctttctatggagaacatttttaatttctaattccttttctaattgttGCTGCGAGCATTCTAACAATTTTGTTCCAGTAGCACCCCATCGCCTCAATTCACCCGCGTAACATTCTAATCCTAAATTTGCAAGCCAATCTCCAATTTCTTCCATTGAAAGTTCTACCAGAGGTTTCTGAATCGATTCTATTTGAGAATTTGTATCTCCTATGATTGTTTTCTCCTCTTCAGctaaaataagaataataaaaaaaatttaatatcatcAAACTAGACTCACTATTAATGTAATGTTATGCTGTATGTTAACAGTAAATGTAAAAcagcaaataaataatttgaagatacaataaatatcttaatGTCCAAAacatataaatgttttaaatacatGGTATTGTTACatcatatatgttaattaCACATGAATTACATTATAgatcaaaacaaaaaaaatcaACATTTTCATGCAAAACTCAACATAAAACTcgttttagaaaattaattgtgATCAacgttaatataatataaattttaaagcCACGATTGCCTGTCATATAAAaagaacaattattttttgaaagaaCATTTAAAGATGCATGCTTAAAGGGAAAATCAATCGCAACCTAGAGTAGGTGCAGACAGGCATCTCGCGGAGGCTCCTTTAACGGCGAATGGTACTGTTGTGTGTACTCCAGAAACTAAACTGGGTACCTTACCGAACACTACACCTTTCTTTGAAGAACTCGGTGGCCTAGGAAGACTACTATATTGGCTGGTATGCCTCCCAAATTTCTCTCCCTGCAATAAACCGCTAACAATAATgtattcttctatttttatcataaatttaGTATAACTGTTTATATACCTATTCTGCAAAGAAGTAtctaattttatacaaattcttGTCAACTTACATTTGATACAGGACTTGTACTACGGAGTGCAAGATTTTCATGCTCTAAACTTGCTTGTTTAAGCTTCATTTCTGATAAAGAACTCAAGAGCTCTAATTTCTGTGTTTCCAAAGCACTTCTTGACAGTACTTCCTTTAAAAATTAAGACTATTggaataaagtaaaaataaaaataaaatagaa
It contains:
- the LOC126875050 gene encoding liprin-beta-1 isoform X3, whose product is MSRSKQLDSSWTPSEEYDSSGTSNSEQGEDEFANIGFVEHQIHESGNCFCQSCPLGNAKMVNLRGSVPNLCASTNLTHIGTFPPFCSAVYNMSICSKTNNCQGNKECKGNRNNQSLELGKKRRLRNRIVHEQRTKSQSDLLLRRKDFPYCCSLQHFQAVQKWNECQAKTEERLKKLENERGTLRMEVSVLSDQVDAQSNKIQELENMLREKKESLRRMEEALQKEVLSRSALETQKLELLSSLSEMKLKQASLEHENLALRSTSPVSNGEKFGRHTSQYSSLPRPPSSSKKGVVFGKVPSLVSGVHTTVPFAVKGASARCLSAPTLAEEEKTIIGDTNSQIESIQKPLVELSMEEIGDWLANLGLECYAGELRRWGATGTKLLECSQQQLEKELEIKNVLHRKKLLYAVESEKSGGAEFFGSDKMDNAAVLRWLDDIGLPQHKEAFQNGKVDGRMLHRLTTEDLLNLGVTAQLHAASLRRGIQILRELNFEFDNLERRSTNGNGAEGGNVHLWTNHRVMEWLRVVDLAEYAPNMRGSGVHGGLMIHLTTHFNQILGREVVQRKREIESSLGFVPLTLTARLKVPKKSQFTLKRKKSKNEADYGNLVCPLDASPPGTPSTPTSTPGSPNLNSPTF